In Paramormyrops kingsleyae isolate MSU_618 chromosome 18, PKINGS_0.4, whole genome shotgun sequence, the DNA window ATGAATGCATCATGCAGTTTCAGCAAATTTGTCAGCTGCACATCCATGCTGTGAATCTCCAGTTCTACCACATCCCAATGGTGTGCTATTGGATTCAGACCTGGTTACCGAGAAGGACATTGAAGATCACTGacctcattgtcatgttcatgaAACCAGTTTGAGATGACTTTTGCTTTGTAATGTGCTGGATCATCATGTTGGAAGCAGACACTGGTCAGCAACAACCCTCAAATAGGCTGTGGAATTCAAGCGATGATCGATTGGTATTAACAGGCCCAAAGTATGCCAAGAAGACATTCCCctcaccattacaccaccagcagcctgggCTGCAGGCGCAAGGCAGGTTGGGTCCATGGATTCATGCTGCTGATGTCAAATTCTAACCCTACCATCTGTGTgcctcaacagaaatcgagattcATCAGAcgtttttccagtcttcaactgtccagttttggtgagcCTTTGCTCACTACAACCTTAGATTTCTGTTTTTGACTGGAAGGAGTGGAACCCAGCAttggtcttctgctgttgtagcccatccccATAAAACTTCAACATGTTGTGCATTCTGAGATGCTTTTCTGCTCACCACAGTTGTACAGAGTGGTCATCTGAGTTACAAAAGCCATCCTGCTTGGCAATTCTCCTCTGACCAGCATGTCATTTCCATCCACAGAACTACATATAACAGAATTCATTTTAATTGCCAGGTACACCAGTATGTATTAGAAATGTGTTTTGGCAGTATTGTtgaataatacaaataaaatacatttgtgtATGGAAAAGTTTAAAGTACTGATTAGAACCAGATTCCACAAATATGCACAAATAATTAAGGTTATACAATCATATATACTATAGATGTGCAAACATAGCAGAAGCAAATATGCAAGGAATCCAGGAATGTGCAGATAGTGTGCTGGCAGAGCTTCGGAGCAGTGCAAATATTATGGGAATGAAGTGTAGTGTTCAAGTCCATTTGGGTCAAGACTAATTCTTGCAGGGTGAATTCCAGCAGGGTGAGTCCAAGACGAGACTGAATCCATTACTGGAACTTAACTAATTCCAACTCTAAAtctggaaaaaaatcacaatttcAATTCTAGACCAAGAATCTGAATTCAAAAAATATACATGGCAGACTAAACAAAAAAGctcaatttttttctccattttaaataatttatatgAAATGGCCATGAAATAAGAAATCATTTTCGTCTAAGAAAGAAATGATTTATCAAACACAAATGTAACAAACACCTCTGtagtaattattaattattatttaattgtaATATAACTGTATCCTgctgaacacatttaaaattaGTTTTGGAACAAAATAATACGCATAGAATAATACAAAGTATTTtacataataaactttttattaaatatattgtAATTTTCTTAAAAGTATACACAATATATATAATGATAAAGTACACACATAATGTTCAGTGGCAGATCCACAGTGTAACACGTTATGTATTATGATTGGGATTCTCCACACTACTTCCTTGCTCAGAAATGTTGGCCAGGATGTAGTCTTTGGAATTGATGATTGCTTGGGTGGGAAGGATCCATAGTGATCTTTGCTGTGCGCTTCCTTACTCTGCACTCATTCAGGACTTGGTTAAGTGACAGGCTGCAgctaatgatttttttaaatgatctgaTGTTGTTCTGCAGTTTGTCTTTGGCCTGGGCATAGGCAGCACCAAACCAGACGATAACATTCATATCacaaaaaaatatcattttaatgatAATGTACTGTATAATCACACTGATCATTTCCATGTGAAACCAAAAAGTGTGGTTGTTCAAAGAATGTCTGACAGTATtctgcaaaacagcaccacccTTAGGTTAACAAAAGGAACTTCAGGGATATGAAACATTTTCTGCTTCATTGtgggtggagtggtggctctaGGGCTAGCGATCTGTACCAGCACTCAGAAGGTGGTTGGTGTGAATGACTGGAGGGAAtatactccattgggcccttgaccTGCAactgctttgtcctgggtatgatgttaatctacacgcagtcctgcaagcaggtcctccaacgtACAGGGAAAATTTGGTGGTTGGTGGCAAGActggcactgcagccactgggggaaaaaaaattgtgtggtgctgaggtgtcactTACCGCATGGCTGTACTCAAGTTcgcatccctgaggtggtttgccGTGTGGTGAGTGCAGCAACACGCTATAATCAGTGCGCGCTCCTTACACGCTGTAATCTGTGCACGCTCCTTACCACCACCACTTAGGTTAATTCTTGCATTGCTGGGAGTTGGCATTTACGAGACATGATAAGAGTGAAAACTCTAACAACAAAGGAAACTATAGGTAGTTCACTGATTTGCTGTCTAAATACGTTGATATTTTGGCTTTTGTTgctagctgtgtgtgtgttgtatatGTAATAAAGAGCATAAGAGCAATGTAAGCTCTGTAGCCTAGTCAAATCTTGTGAGTAATTTTACtcgtacagtggtacctcggttctcgaacttccggactccggatcgaatcctaaaaagttcgagttctgatcgaacttttctcataagaaataatggaaaaccaattaattggttcctgccccccccccccccccaaaattacacctaaatatgttttttttttttagcatttaaacacaaaatgaacaggatataacaagaagagcattcttttcttaatggcttccaaaatgataaagatcttatcccaacatcacccctgtcatgccccgatcgtccgctccatCACCcctgccatgccccctcgttaacctcgtgtgggatccccatgtgatcagctgtttctggttgttgtcattagtcctctgtattaatggtgcgttcgtttttctctcggaactcggaaattccgagttgagtgacatcacgtccgacaatctcccgttcgagctacccacatctcggaacaaacatggctgcctccatgaacacgttgctgtgtgttgttgctttatattttagcagatttggagttttctaaatggagaaatggagaattttccgagagacaaacaagtaacacgaactagtcaaaccacattaaaagctttataaaatattttagtacattcatagcgatattcttttttcgaacggtaaacaaactacaaacaaaccaagtcgccatgttgaaatttcgtcacaggggcaactcggacaacaaaatcttgtccaacttcaacgtcataaaagaggcgtgtttccgacgggaagtgacatttttcgtgacgttttcatccgagttccgacttggagagaacggtccagctgcagacacctgtagagtggagctccaccggaaatacgtcacctccacaggaaacacgtggagctccactctacaggcgtctgcagctagaccctcttggacttggagagaaataatcgaatgcaccataagtccgcgtttcagtttgttttcacagtgcggtcattgggtgcgtccgacttgcttacagcgctggcttaaagcaacgtattctgatcctgacgcgaTGCATTaaggttagatgcattgcgacctctcacccagctgcacaaactggaaccgcttccgtgacgacacacctttgcacttattggctgaagagtttagttacacgcatgacgtttgtatcccaggcagttccttTTCTGACTTTCAAGAAATCGTTAAAACATCATATTTGTCAGCCTCATCTTCTAGGCCTCAGCTCACCAGGTTAATAGCCACACAATCGAGGGCTCTGGaaacaggctaaataggcctaCATTTGATGGAAATTAAAAAGAATATTTCAATTTTTGTCTTATTTATAGCTCTGCAGTTATACAGGTATGTGCATGAAGGAGACATGCATGTATATGATTCTCTATTGTTTTTCTGTATTGATATAAATTTTTTTCGAAGGGCCAAACTGAGCCTTGTGTTCTATAGATAAAGGGGGACGGATAGATAGTGTTAGTTAGCGAAGATAAACCCAGCTTACCATATAAGCGGATACTTCCCAAAAACAGTTCAGAAAgccaaatatatttttaaatttctaCAAAATTTGTCGTCAGGAAAGCTGATCGTAGGCTATATATAAATGTCTGTGGTTCACTGGTCCTTTGGGAAGTTTAAGGGATCCCTGTCGAATCCAGTTGCTTTTACTTCAAGCAGATACTTAGTCCGTCGGAGGGGGCGTGTCCAGATACTGAGTCCGTCGGAGGGGGCGTGTCCGGATACTGAGTCCGTCGGAGGGGGCGTGTCCCGGCAGGAAGcgaaaaaacaaaagcaacaaggGATAAACAAGATGGAAAAaccaatacagaaaaaaatcaaaacaataggtggaaagtaatttttaaaaagcatttgttctcattcttttatttgtttgcatttattttattttattttcctacTCAACATTTATTTCCTTATTCTTTTACATGCAGATTTATGCTTTTTTATGGTATTCCTATGACTCCATATGAAGTACCTGTAATATATTCTAAATCTAACGTTAAAGTTGTTTCATAGAGCTTCGATTATATTGCAGCAGATAATTAAATCACTTTTCTCTTGAATCTAGCTATAATCACATTCAACATGTAATCATCAGATTTCCGACTGTTTGCTCATCATGAATTTTAATCTCAGCAATCCGTGTTAAATTGATCCAAGACCAGCTGCTAAAGCACCATAGTGTATGTTAAATTCCAGCAGAATTCTGTACGGCAAATACTGCACAGTAGATGGCAGCAGTGACTGCCTCTACGAACCAGCTATGCCATCTATGAAAGATTTCCGACATTCGTCGTTACAGCAAGACTAACTTCCGACTCATAATTTTCTTGTGAAATTCCTGTAAAGACTCACGAGATATTTgacttttgattttttttttattcgttTTAGCTAGGCCTATTAAATACGtcctttaaatgattatttaaattagaaTTTAAGTTGCCATTTAAGTGATGTTTAATAGATGTGTTCTGCCCTGGCGGTGAGAGACTACATAAACTTCCTAACTTTCAGATCcaattttaaattataatttaaataatcatttaaatagcATTTGTTTGCGAGTGAGGGAGGAAGGTAGCTTGAGATCGACAGACGGATCGGTGCAGCGTCGGTGGTAATGCAGCTTACTGCACCGTTCTGTCCAGAGGGGGAAGaaatacttagtagtaactcagttacgaCTGAAGtataaatcatgaacaaatatagtaacggCTTGGcataatgatgaacaaacatgattagtatttcacttgtttttttcattacttgttccttcagtagttcctacAATAGTTCACAAATGTGTACAGAAtgaacagatatagtaacaaatatagtaattgcttgagataaaagatgtgtcCCAATTCACTGATAATGAACTAACATAAGATCAagatgtaactaagacttattTTGCGGTTACGTAATGGCATGATACTACATTATTTGAGcaccctcaagtaaagtgttactagAGGGGAACTGAGCCAGAAGGCAAAGCTATCGATTTACCGGTCGATCTACAATCCTACCCTCACTTGGCCAGCTTTGGacagtgaccgaaagaatgagatcgtgcatacaagcagcagaaatgagtttcctccgcagggtgtctgggctagAGACAGGGTGAAGAGGTCAGACATCCGGGAGGAGCGCAAAACTTCGAAAGTGTTACggtcaggttttttttctttctcttttggCTCTGTCGTGGAACGACAAGCCAGTTAAAAAGCAATGATGATTTTCGTGTGTTCTGTGCCTGATTGGCTGATCCTCCTTAATTTGCACCTGATTTGAATTCTCCACAGACTACAGGTGAAATAAAAGGAAGACCAGAGGAAAAGCGGGAGAGAAATGCAGTATTGTGTGTTGTAGCAGAACCTGTTTGGTGCTTTTTCTATCAAGCTGCCCCTTGGACGGCTCCCAGGGTAGGTGCTTCAGGTATGTCTAACCGGGAGATCCGGgacagacccaggacacgctggagggagtagcctatatctctcggctggatTGGAAAACGAATGAATGACGTCTATTGGATATTGTCACCAAGCACCCTCCATTGTCCATGAGAAGTCAGTCACTGCGGTAAAGTTAGCtgcatattcgatattcagtctTCCAGCTGTAATATTTTGCAAAAAGCAAGCCAGGCAGTTCTATGTCCGCAGGCAGAGACGCATACCGATCATTTCTGTTTCGAGTCCTTTTGTGTGCCATATCCTGAAGAGTAAGAAAAGAGGCGACCTCTGCTAGAACGAAATACAGTATAAGTCCACTAATTATATATGCACCATGGCTGACTGGTCAAGTGTTATGTTTGTGCATTTAGCCTAGAAGATTAGTACATTAATGCATATAAAACATTCCGCGCACTGTGCGTACAGATTAACCACACATTCTTCTTTGCCACCCCAGTTAAAATCCCTAGAACCGACTGCTGGCCAGTTTAAAACGTTTGTTACAGAAGTAATATAGTAAGTTACATTACTCTGATAAATTAATCCaagtatttatattttattacattttaacagGGAAACTAGCTATCTATAGCATATTACATTTCAAAAGAAACTTTCCCAACGCTGCCGGCTGGTATCGGTTGTGTTTGGCTTCaggtttcgttttttttttcttttttttttttcttgtgtttgCTTCCCAGATTCCTACCTCGAGGTGATGTCTCATGTTTTCGACATTTCCCGTGATACAATCAGAATGCATTGTTTACGTAGAATACCACAGGAAACGCCGTAAATCCCTTTcgataaagaaaaaaaaccatttTGGTCCATTTAGCACAGATAGATTTAAAACGCCAATGACCCTGGGGAGCCTACCTGTTCTAACCATGAACATTTCCGAAACGGCAGCCggatttagttttttaattgaCCTTTATTATGTTAAACTTTATGCTGACTCATTTCCATAAATTGTTAATTGTCACTTCATTTATTTAAGTGGTTGTTTATTAGGAGTCCAAGCATATCGTAGCTGCTGGATCCCTATTGATTTTTTTAacttaattccagaagcagatagaATCGACAATAGCATAAAATGTGGATTCACTTAACGATAAAGCACGGCTTGTATGTTTTCACTACTTACGCGTCTAGTTATATTTTGATAGTTTCCAGCGTCCCGATCATCCCTCCGCAGCTAACCGCGCTCCTTCCTGCACCGTTACACAGCGCTTAAATGTTACTTTTTGATTAGCCTTGGAGCACAATAAGAGGGGGAAAGGACCAAAGAAAGTGCCGCTGTTTATGACGATTAGTATCGGCCTACATGGAAACCTGTAGGTCAAGTGAGACGCTAACGCAACTCCAGCAGCACGCTAAGAGGACAGGTCCGACTAGATGTTCCACTTGGTACATAGCTTAAATACATCACCccattttttctttctctcattTCGAATAAAACGCCACCGTTCCAGTTTGGGGTTTCATTTTTCTTAATCACTACGCTTCCCTTTTCAGGATCACTACCACACGGATAAGATTGGCTTTTCGCTTGTTTCAAGATAGGCCTAAAGCAAGGTACAATAACTATTATTTATGAACTCGATCTTTATTTCTCATGAAAATAAACGTTAAGTGTAAATGTTAGATTTCATTTATATCTAATAGGCTAGGAATAAAATCTTTTATATTCAAAATTCATTTTACATAAGGTGATATGAATACGCTTGTCAATTTTGCCGATCACTATTTGCCACTGTCGTCATCCAGCGGTTTTCAGCATTTTCAGTATAAGGATTTCCTTCTAGGCATTAGTGTTCAATTCGTGTTCTCTTGTGATTTCATGATCATGTTTTTACAGTATAACGTAGCTAAATATGAAATGTTGGATAATACAGATGCAGTAAAACCATCTAAATTCCATTTTGCTCTTGCTGGCAAATATACTTTGTAGTTTGCCTGTATATTAGTAACTATGGCAACGAAGATCGTCTTTGAGCAGCCCCAGCCGGCCATGGAAAGATTTGACTCCCCTGATTGGAGCTCGGGGATCTGTGACTGCTGTCAGGACAAGGCTGATTGTAAGTGCATTTAAAGGCACGCCATGTATGTTGGTGTGTTCCTGTGAGTGGCCTGAGATgaaagtctgtgtgtgtgtgggcatgtcTCATCCAATGCCTGTATGTGGTCCCTAGGCTGTTTTGCTTTCTGGTGCCTGCCCTGCTATGCCTGCCGGACTTCCAGGGCCCACGGCGAGTGTCTGTGCTTGCCGTTACTCGATGTCTGCGGCATAGTGCCTCCCATCACCTATGCAATGCGGGTCTCTGTGCGACGGCACTATGGCATCAGGGTAGGAACACACACAGTTCTAATCAGTCTACCGGTTCTATTATTAGATAGGAATGTTGACTTGGATGGATGGCCAAGCTGAGAGGTGGTGTTGTGGTACTCGAAGTAACTTCTTGTATTAGGACACCATGTGTAATAACAtggattttatttgtaattgCTGTCTCTGAAATAGGACACCATATGTAATGACCAGCTCTCTCGCTGTTTTAGGACAACATATGTAATGACTGTCTCTGTTTTAGGACACCATGTGTGATCACTGTCTCTGTTTTAGGGCACCATGTGTGATGACTGTCTCTGTTTTAGGACACCATGTGTGATGACTGTCTCTGTTTTAGGGCACCATGTGTGATCACTGTCTCTGTTTTAGGACACCATGTGTAATGACTGTCTCTGTTTTAGGACACCATGTGTAATGACTGCTTATATGCCACTTTCTGTGGTCCCTGCACCTGGTGCCAGATATCAAGAGAGATGAAAGCGCGATTCCGACCAATCACCCTCATCAACGCCAGAGTTAAAGAATGAACCCTTTAACTGTCATCAATCCTCCGTGGTCAGTTTTGAATAGCTCACCTTCACCGCAGTCAGCCTCTGGCCCAAAACAGCCCTCTGCCTGTTTAGCCTGAAGTCACCATTTAAACaaactggtaaaaaaaatatgtgagGGGCTTCCAGGCCCCTAGTGCCACGTCTCACAAGTACAGGAAAATCAATATGTTGATATTGTCATTAGCTGCTATGAGTACCTCTAACACTGCTAAATGCAACTAAATAAAATTTTTCCCCTTAAAATTTTGCAAATCTTAGAAATATTGCAAATATTGTGCTAACTTTACATATGTTCATATATGCAGTGTAAGGAGGTGTTGGGGGAGTTTGGGAAATAGAACAATGTGATACAATGATTCCCTAATAGACTATGGAGTTTTCTTTGGGATGTTCCCATTTTAAGAGATGGATGGGAGGGGGATAAGCGCTTCAGATAACAATTGTGAAATGGCAGTATTGGTGGGAGAGAAGTTAAAAAAGAGGAACACTGTTCAGAGAACTCTTCACTGCCTGGGTGTTCAGATACTCAGGAGTGGGGCTACAATGTGTAACTCAATgagaatcacacacacatacacaccaccCGATACGTTAGTGTTTTTCAACTGTTGGGAAGTGTGACCATTTCCAGtggtttaaaaacattttcgGCAGCGAACTGAGCAGACATTGCAAAAAACTACCACTATATGTGATGTCCCACTAACACCTCGCACTGTAGGGATaaagagtgtggggggggggggacaggttaaaaaaataaataaaatatatatatataggtaaaTATGGACAAACAgaagtttttattttctttcagtTATATTCTAAGTAATTCGACAGGAGAGAGATGAAATAACGTGGAGAAAACGCTTTTTTTCCCATTTGCTTACAAACGCAGCACTTAAAACGCATACATAGAAATACAGGCACTTTACCACAACAGCATATTTTTGGGGAAATAAATTACCACAAAATAACCTATTTGCCATAAATTTGGTAGCACATAAAATAGAatagaaaaattaaatggttttttttgttttgttatttcttCAACATGCCGCTTAAAGTGCAATGGAAATTAACGTAATTCTATGCCGTGAATGTCAACGTTTGGAACTATTCACTGTCCCCACGACCCGGACATTTGTCGGAAATTTCTCCGCCTTTTTTACAATGGGTCCCTATGGGAGTGTCGCCACTCGGTTTTTTTCTACCGCTCTGCTACACTTAATCCATACTAATCCATTACTGTGCGACAGTAATAATCCTCCGTGGGAGGATCGCACGGTGATCACGGAGCAGTAAATAGTCTTGTGGAGTAAATGAAGCAAAGAATATGCATCGAGGACGTCTTGTAATCGAGTTATTAAAGTTACTTGATGAATCATTGCAGCCCAAATCTGCATTCTTCAAATAGCAAACAGACAAGTGGGCCTGAcattatgcccccaccccccccccccccaattcagaTGTCTTCCACGGTCCATGGGGCTTGGAGAATCTCAGAATTGCATGCAACTTCACAAATAGCTAAATGTACTTTTTGTATCATCTCAAATGATATACAAATAGTTTTACTCACAGATCTTTACAAGGCAATAAACAGCGTATCGTTGCCCTGTCGACAAATTTCTGTCATGATTTGCTGACCAAGGAATTATGTGGGTCATGAGGCTAGACCAGTTGAGGATGAGGTTTCACCAGCCATTCTTTCCCTGAGGGCCAAATTCCATGAACAAGAAGAAGTCCACTTCTGACTGGGGAAGTCCCCTGACCAGCTCACCAATCAGCTGTGGCGCCTTTCACATATTCAGGTTTCCTGTTTGTGAGGTTTCCCCCCTTGGAGTACACTATCAGTAAACTGGAATAttgctttattttgtttctgtttatGAATTGAGACTTGAATGTGAACTTGTGTTAGAGAATGTAGTTGACATTGTTCCACATGTTTAATATCAGTTGCTtgtgtgatggtgtgtgtgtataactGTTTTATGTGTCATCTTGGTCATATGTGACTGTGTTGTTGGTTGTGTTTGTATGAGTATATGACAGTGGCGTTGCCACGTCTGTGAAATAGGGTGGGCCACTATTTTATACTCTCAAATTCCACAGTGAACAGTTATTCCCCCATTTTCTTCCATTTTTATTATTCTATTAATTTACGAAACCTCCGGCATCTAATTGCATGAATGAGACGATAATTGACAACAATTTACTTTGCAAAGAAATAAACACCAGTATTTTGTACAACtaaaaatgagagagagagagagagatagagagagaggggaggaaaGGAGTCGGTGAGAGAAATGCATAGccttaatggggggggggggggggaatgcatAGCCAACACTATTGGGAAAGATGAGGAAATGGGGATAGTCTATAACCAGCCTGCATTACATAGCTGTAAAAATATGAGTTAGCTTTTTATAAAAACCCTGTAACTGACCAACAGAGCTTATATGATCCCATCATGGATTACATTTCAGAAACTATGAACATAATACCCTACCTGTGTTATGTTGTCTGTACTTCCAGAAATACAGCACAAGATGTAACCTTTTAATGACAACATGCAACTTTCGATTGGGTGGGCCAGGACCTTATTTGGCTTTGCCACtagtaatatttatatatttctgtttcATTTGTCTGCCACCGGGTGTGTGAGAGCGTTTGCCTGTGATTATGTCTCGTGTGTGTCTTCTGTTGTCTACGCGTGTGACAGTGTTCCATGTTCCTTCAGTCTGTGTAATCAGGCTTCCTATTCTTTTCTGAGTGATTTTACCTCAGCTGCATCTTGAGACCTGTCCTGACCCCGTCTTTCTCACCTTCCCCCATCTTTCCTCAACAGCTGCCACACTAAAGACAAACCCGAAAGCAGTAATGACCTTCTTCACCAGCAGATGGCCACAGCTGTAATTACACCACATAACTGAGTACAGCCATATCACTTTCTTACAATCCGGGGAACAGATTGGAAAACTTTACACATTTTTTGAGTTAATGAACTTTGAAGAAACTTCTTACTTGTCCAGTGGAAGGAAGTCCTGCTTCACTTACGGGAAGgatttactattttttttttttttaatagtagAAGACAAGAAAGATGGAGTGGTTTGATAGATTATGTTGGACAACATGTTTGTTACTTTTCAGCTAAAATTTTGGTTTTGGGTTGTATTTACAGATTTTGTTCATGTCTTCAGTTGAGTACACATCTGTGCATTTGTACTTGTTTGCATGACTTTTGTTTGTTCACCTTTAGTTCACACATGGTGCAGATGCTAGGTGTAAAATTATGTGCATTTGAGCTAGAATATTCAACAGTACCTGTGCTTTGTTTTATATGTCCATGGCACTGTACCCCCAGACATACTAGGGGATtagtagggtgaccacctaatccatgtcaggaggggcACTTTGAGCTAcgacagggtttgtaaactaccatttcaaccatttcaaTCAAAAGGCCTGGATTAAGCCCTGAGTTCTTGCTGCGTGcggattggtcagtctcctataatcatgcatgtatCACTattgttaatgtgaaacagctggatgaatcaatcaaggaaacaaccCCATTAAAACTACAAGACAAACCAAACAATTTAGCTGAGCACGGGAGCCTTTTAAAGTAGCTGGCAAAACCTGA includes these proteins:
- the LOC111852902 gene encoding cornifelin homolog B-like, whose protein sequence is MATKIVFEQPQPAMERFDSPDWSSGICDCCQDKADCCFAFWCLPCYACRTSRAHGECLCLPLLDVCGIVPPITYAMRVSVRRHYGIRDTMCNDCLYATFCGPCTWCQISREMKARFRPITLINARVKE